The proteins below are encoded in one region of Methanofollis aquaemaris:
- the eno gene encoding phosphopyruvate hydratase, which yields MTDTTITSLHGREILDSRGNPTVEVEIWLACGARARAAVPSGASTGVHEAHELRDGDQSRYRGKGVLHAVDLVNTEIATLLQGKDAAEQEEIDRGLIALDATPTRARLGANTILAVSMAVARGAAAASGLSLWRSLENPKGRAAMPVPMMNILNGGVHAAWQGADFQEYMIVPYGAPDFREALRYGSETYHALKALLAAKGYHTGVGDEGGFAPAVRSNQEPLDLIVEAIEAAGFRPGAEIGLALDPASSELYGDGEYRLKTEGRALSAGEMVDYYADLAAAYPLIVIEDGLAEDDWDGWRLLTETLGDRLELVGDDLFVTNVERISRGIREQAANAVLIKPNQVGTVTETIAAVDLAQANGWGAMVSHRSGETVDTFIADLCVALGTGHLKTGAPARGERVEKYNQLLRIEEEAHGCLPFAGREAFVR from the coding sequence ATGACTGACACCACCATCACCTCCCTTCACGGGAGAGAGATCCTCGACTCGCGGGGTAACCCCACGGTCGAGGTTGAGATCTGGCTTGCATGCGGGGCACGTGCCCGCGCCGCCGTTCCTTCTGGAGCGTCGACCGGGGTCCATGAGGCCCACGAACTAAGAGACGGGGACCAGTCGAGATACCGCGGGAAAGGTGTCCTGCACGCCGTCGACCTGGTGAACACCGAGATCGCGACCCTCTTGCAGGGCAAGGACGCTGCAGAGCAGGAAGAGATCGACCGCGGCCTCATCGCTCTCGACGCCACCCCCACGAGGGCCCGTCTCGGGGCCAACACCATCCTTGCGGTCTCGATGGCCGTGGCCAGGGGTGCGGCCGCGGCGTCGGGGCTCTCATTGTGGCGTTCCCTCGAAAACCCCAAAGGGAGAGCGGCGATGCCGGTGCCCATGATGAACATCCTCAACGGCGGGGTGCATGCCGCCTGGCAGGGCGCCGACTTCCAGGAGTACATGATCGTCCCGTACGGGGCGCCCGACTTCAGGGAGGCCCTCCGCTACGGCTCGGAGACCTATCACGCCCTCAAGGCGCTCCTCGCGGCGAAGGGGTATCACACCGGCGTCGGGGACGAAGGCGGGTTCGCCCCGGCGGTCAGGTCCAACCAGGAACCGCTCGACCTCATCGTCGAGGCGATCGAGGCGGCGGGGTTCAGGCCAGGGGCCGAGATCGGGCTGGCCCTCGATCCGGCGTCGAGCGAATTGTATGGGGACGGCGAGTACCGCCTGAAGACCGAGGGACGAGCGCTCTCTGCCGGAGAGATGGTGGACTATTATGCAGACCTTGCCGCCGCCTACCCTCTCATCGTGATCGAGGACGGCCTGGCCGAGGACGACTGGGACGGCTGGCGCCTGCTGACCGAGACGCTGGGCGACCGCCTCGAACTGGTGGGCGACGACCTCTTTGTCACGAACGTGGAGCGGATCAGCCGGGGGATCAGGGAGCAGGCCGCCAACGCCGTGCTCATCAAACCCAACCAGGTCGGCACGGTGACCGAGACGATCGCGGCCGTCGACCTGGCCCAGGCCAACGGCTGGGGTGCGATGGTCTCGCACCGGAGCGGCGAGACGGTCGATACGTTCATCGCCGACCTCTGCGTCGCCCTCGGTACCGGGCATCTCAAGACCGGTGCACCGGCCCGCGGCGAGCGGGTGGAGAAATATAATCAGTTGCTCAGGATAGAGGAAGAGGCACACGGCTGCCTGCCTTTTGCAGGACGCGAGGCATTTGTGCGATAG
- a CDS encoding dynamin family protein → MQQTLNHEGAPASPRRPETLERAIACVRGLGPDYARYETRLLDLADRLDAGRFHLAVLGQFKRGKSTLLNALIGEDVLPRGVVPLTAVPTVVTYGARREVRVRFEDEGEEKVVQAGDAEEMRAVLLEYVAEDRNPGNEKHVASVEVVHPAPLLEDVVLIDTPGIGSTHRHNTETTLALLPRCDAALFLLSADPPITEVEVGFLREVRHAVPRLFFLLNKVDYLSEDEQETAVAFLREVLAGETGEDGEDLTIFSVSARTGLRAREEGDEEAWRQSGLDAVVDHLVTFLVHEKEDVLCEAMERRARTVVDELRFHLELELRSHETPLEDLEEKCQVFDAVITEAEEKRQAIADQIEGDHRRVNALLEAEAGRLRESAIARLDEVAFEALRTSPQGRLDEQAAIDALAAFIPDYFSALLAETTALVDGDLAARLQRHQDQVDGLVESVRQEAATLFAVPTPARPRREIYVVEREPFWVLRKHWGSVLSPVGADLIERAMPSRLRARRMRARLTDQIERLALYNVENLRWATRQNIDAAFRRFKEDLDTELDEAVQVTGTAVRTASARRDREIEETAGEITRLKDALALVAVIQG, encoded by the coding sequence ATGCAGCAGACACTTAACCACGAGGGAGCACCCGCCTCTCCCCGCCGACCAGAGACCCTTGAGCGTGCGATCGCGTGCGTCCGCGGCCTCGGGCCAGACTACGCCAGGTACGAGACCCGCCTCCTCGACCTTGCCGACCGCCTCGACGCCGGCAGATTTCATCTTGCCGTGCTCGGCCAGTTCAAACGCGGCAAGAGCACACTGTTGAACGCCCTCATCGGCGAGGACGTCCTGCCACGCGGGGTGGTCCCGCTCACCGCCGTCCCGACCGTCGTCACGTATGGGGCGCGGCGGGAGGTGCGGGTCAGATTCGAGGACGAAGGCGAGGAGAAGGTCGTCCAGGCCGGGGACGCCGAGGAGATGAGAGCCGTCCTCCTCGAATATGTCGCCGAAGACCGCAACCCGGGAAACGAGAAACACGTCGCCTCGGTCGAGGTCGTCCACCCGGCGCCCCTGCTTGAGGATGTGGTCCTCATCGACACGCCCGGCATCGGGTCCACCCACCGCCACAACACCGAGACGACCCTCGCCCTCCTCCCTCGATGCGACGCCGCCCTCTTCCTCCTCTCGGCAGACCCGCCGATCACCGAGGTCGAGGTCGGCTTCCTCCGTGAGGTGCGCCACGCCGTCCCCCGGCTCTTCTTCCTCCTCAACAAGGTCGACTACCTCTCAGAGGACGAACAGGAGACCGCCGTCGCGTTTCTCAGAGAGGTGCTTGCAGGGGAGACCGGGGAGGACGGGGAAGACCTGACGATCTTTTCGGTCTCGGCCAGGACCGGACTCCGGGCGCGGGAAGAAGGCGACGAGGAGGCCTGGCGGCAGAGCGGGCTTGACGCCGTCGTCGACCACCTCGTTACTTTCCTCGTCCACGAGAAAGAGGACGTCCTCTGCGAGGCGATGGAGCGGCGGGCCCGCACCGTCGTGGACGAACTCAGGTTCCACCTCGAACTCGAACTCCGCTCGCACGAGACCCCTCTCGAAGACCTCGAAGAGAAGTGTCAGGTCTTCGACGCCGTGATCACGGAGGCCGAGGAGAAGCGCCAGGCGATCGCCGACCAGATCGAGGGCGACCACCGGCGGGTGAACGCCCTCCTTGAGGCCGAGGCCGGGCGCCTCAGGGAGAGTGCGATCGCACGCCTGGACGAGGTCGCCTTTGAGGCGCTCCGCACTTCCCCGCAGGGTCGACTGGACGAGCAGGCCGCCATTGACGCCCTCGCCGCCTTTATTCCCGACTACTTCTCAGCCCTCCTCGCAGAGACCACCGCCCTCGTCGACGGGGATCTTGCGGCCAGGCTCCAGCGTCACCAGGACCAGGTCGACGGTCTTGTCGAGAGCGTGCGCCAGGAGGCGGCCACGCTCTTTGCGGTCCCGACTCCGGCCCGTCCTCGGCGCGAGATCTACGTGGTCGAGCGCGAACCCTTCTGGGTCTTGCGGAAACACTGGGGGAGCGTCCTCTCCCCTGTCGGCGCCGACCTCATCGAGCGGGCCATGCCGAGCCGCCTGCGGGCGAGGCGGATGCGGGCGAGGCTCACCGACCAGATCGAACGCCTCGCCCTCTACAATGTCGAGAACCTCAGGTGGGCCACGCGCCAGAACATCGACGCCGCCTTCAGGCGGTTCAAGGAAGACCTGGACACCGAACTGGACGAGGCGGTCCAGGTCACCGGCACGGCGGTCCGCACGGCGTCGGCGCGGCGTGACCGGGAGATCGAAGAGACGGCGGGTGAGATCACCCGGCTGAAAGATGCACTGGCGCTCGTCGCCGTGATTCAGGGCTGA
- a CDS encoding ATP-binding protein yields the protein MKLVLCGKGGSGKSTVAALLAKSLAENGSPVLVVDTDESNFGLHRQLGLDLPQDFTGYYGGKQAVMQRIMEAAPDYGSVSFFEEAWGLADLPASYISEKDGVILVAIGKIHEAGEGCACPMGMLARQFIGNLTLNPGETVIIDTEAGIEHFGRGIEENADAVLMLIDPSFESLRLSEKVLEMARSMDKPVYFILNKVDETSEPLMRENIKEGDRIAAVIPTDADLMGAGLRGEEIATDLSEIRLLGRRLIEDLG from the coding sequence ATGAAACTTGTTCTATGCGGAAAGGGAGGGAGCGGCAAGAGCACGGTTGCAGCCCTCCTCGCAAAATCACTGGCAGAGAATGGCAGCCCGGTCCTTGTCGTCGACACCGACGAGTCGAACTTCGGCCTCCACCGGCAACTGGGCCTCGACCTTCCTCAGGATTTTACCGGTTACTATGGGGGCAAGCAGGCCGTCATGCAGAGGATCATGGAGGCGGCGCCAGACTATGGTTCGGTCTCGTTCTTTGAAGAAGCATGGGGGCTGGCCGATCTTCCGGCGAGTTATATCTCGGAGAAGGACGGCGTAATACTCGTCGCAATCGGGAAGATCCACGAGGCGGGCGAGGGGTGTGCCTGTCCGATGGGGATGCTTGCACGGCAGTTCATCGGCAACCTGACTCTGAACCCCGGCGAGACGGTGATCATCGACACCGAGGCGGGCATCGAGCACTTCGGGAGGGGAATCGAGGAGAACGCGGATGCGGTCCTGATGCTCATCGACCCGTCCTTCGAGTCGCTGAGACTCTCGGAGAAGGTTCTGGAGATGGCCCGGAGCATGGACAAACCGGTGTACTTCATCCTGAATAAGGTGGACGAGACAAGCGAGCCCCTCATGCGAGAGAACATCAAAGAGGGTGATCGGATCGCTGCGGTCATTCCAACGGATGCGGATCTCATGGGGGCCGGTCTCAGGGGCGAGGAGATCGCAACCGACCTTTCGGAGATCAGACTGCTGGGCCGGCGACTCATCGAAGATCTGGGATAG
- a CDS encoding prenyltransferase/squalene oxidase repeat-containing protein yields MFTDEIICSCIRYIAERRCADGGYCFYRLEEPNPADTFFALDTLRLLGAVPDDPETACWLLERQGEDGRYYSLESGYYVLSSLAVLDLGPERDPLPWLFSIVPSVSNGGTRPVESTSLLSRPHLFVRLCLTLRAHPSPTVRTALLNAVRTCHRPDSGYGGGYSTLVETYHALAISAFFGVVPPSTRSFLACCVHPVYGYLNLPGAVPAYLEHVAAGVEAARLLGVPPADGAGAFVRRCRRDTGGFSRSVFGGTATLENTWYAVRALDALDRMKRRWA; encoded by the coding sequence ATGTTCACCGACGAGATCATCTGTTCCTGTATCCGGTACATCGCCGAACGGCGGTGTGCCGACGGCGGTTACTGTTTCTACCGCCTCGAAGAACCAAACCCTGCGGACACCTTCTTCGCCCTCGACACTCTCCGCCTCCTCGGGGCGGTGCCGGACGATCCCGAAACCGCCTGCTGGCTTCTTGAGAGGCAGGGGGAGGACGGGCGGTATTATTCGCTGGAGAGCGGGTACTATGTACTCTCGTCTCTCGCCGTCCTCGACCTCGGGCCTGAGCGCGATCCGCTCCCCTGGCTCTTCTCGATCGTTCCGTCTGTTTCCAACGGCGGCACGCGCCCGGTCGAGTCGACGAGTCTGCTCTCAAGGCCGCATCTTTTCGTCAGACTCTGCCTGACTCTGAGGGCGCACCCTTCCCCCACGGTGCGAACGGCCCTCCTCAACGCGGTCAGAACCTGTCATCGCCCTGACAGCGGGTACGGCGGCGGGTATTCCACGCTCGTCGAGACCTATCACGCTCTTGCGATCTCCGCCTTTTTTGGAGTTGTCCCCCCGAGCACCAGATCTTTTCTGGCCTGCTGTGTCCACCCGGTCTATGGATATCTGAATCTGCCGGGGGCGGTCCCGGCATATCTGGAACATGTCGCCGCCGGCGTCGAAGCCGCCCGCCTTCTCGGGGTGCCGCCGGCAGACGGCGCCGGAGCATTTGTCCGCCGGTGCAGGCGAGATACCGGCGGGTTTTCGAGGTCGGTCTTCGGCGGGACGGCGACGCTGGAGAATACCTGGTATGCCGTCAGGGCGCTCGACGCCCTCGATCGTATGAAACGGAGATGGGCCTGA
- a CDS encoding potassium channel family protein: protein MHGRWRESLRTKVGDLSVYRFRILLFFLILTLIIIPLAVVYPEFNPLFLIFFSMVIISGVFAAQRKRHFLILILLLAIPAVAARWISYLFPTAVSEITVHLFALLFFSFFAVYLLEIVLRAKTITGDTIAGAISVYLIMGLTWALAYQFMDEIQPGSFAYDTGTGPGGVLSLMDYVYFSFVTITTLGYGDIYPLSPVAESAASFEAVTGTIYIAVLIARLVGSMEW, encoded by the coding sequence ATGCACGGGAGATGGCGGGAGAGCCTGCGGACTAAAGTGGGTGACCTCTCAGTCTATCGGTTCAGAATATTGCTCTTTTTCCTGATCCTCACCCTGATCATCATTCCGCTGGCTGTGGTGTACCCCGAATTCAACCCCCTCTTTCTCATTTTCTTCTCCATGGTCATCATCAGCGGGGTCTTTGCGGCACAGAGAAAACGACATTTTCTCATCCTCATCCTCCTCCTCGCCATCCCCGCGGTCGCCGCCCGTTGGATCTCCTACCTCTTCCCCACCGCCGTCAGTGAGATCACCGTCCACCTCTTTGCCCTCCTCTTCTTCTCGTTCTTCGCCGTCTATCTCCTGGAGATCGTGCTCAGGGCAAAAACGATTACCGGCGACACCATCGCCGGGGCGATCAGCGTTTATCTGATCATGGGACTGACCTGGGCGCTGGCCTACCAGTTCATGGACGAGATTCAGCCAGGCTCGTTCGCCTACGACACCGGCACCGGGCCGGGCGGCGTGCTCTCTCTGATGGACTATGTCTACTTCAGTTTCGTCACTATCACCACCCTGGGGTATGGCGACATCTACCCTCTCTCCCCGGTGGCGGAGTCGGCCGCCTCCTTCGAGGCGGTGACCGGGACGATCTATATTGCGGTGCTCATCGCAAGGCTGGTGGGGTCGATGGAGTGGTAG
- a CDS encoding EVE domain-containing protein translates to MTHWLAIANRDNAVVIEKKQIWGVPKRYVNQIAKTGPGDTLLVYVGQEVVDRDTTLPPAITGCFAITSEVYEDTKKIFTAPPRLRDEIFPLRIRLAPIKVFDPPLEFKLLIPKLAFITNKRQWSGHIRGQAMRVIPEEDYAYIMKAAETPRD, encoded by the coding sequence ATGACTCACTGGCTTGCCATCGCCAACCGCGACAACGCCGTCGTCATTGAGAAAAAACAGATCTGGGGCGTCCCGAAACGATATGTCAACCAGATCGCGAAGACCGGACCGGGGGACACCCTCCTCGTCTATGTCGGGCAGGAGGTGGTCGACAGGGACACCACGCTCCCGCCGGCGATCACCGGGTGTTTTGCGATCACCTCAGAAGTCTATGAAGACACGAAAAAGATCTTCACCGCACCCCCCAGACTCAGGGACGAGATCTTCCCGTTGCGGATCAGACTCGCGCCCATCAAAGTCTTCGACCCACCCCTTGAGTTCAAACTCCTGATCCCGAAACTGGCATTCATCACCAACAAGAGACAGTGGTCAGGGCATATCAGGGGGCAGGCGATGCGGGTAATCCCTGAGGAGGATTATGCATATATCATGAAGGCCGCCGAAACGCCGCGGGACTGA